One region of uncultured Methanolobus sp. genomic DNA includes:
- a CDS encoding GTP-binding protein — protein sequence MGLHEDIQEVEEEIRKTPYNKATSHHIGRLKSKLARLRDEVVKKASSKGGGEGYSVRKSGDATVTLVGFPSVGKSTLLNKLTGAESEVGAYEFTTLDVIPGVLEYNNATIQILDVPGLVKGAASGRGRGREVISVVRNCDLVVFILDVFQNYHHEVLTQELYDAGIRLNQKSPDVVIKRQDRGGITVSSTMDLEISEDLVKAVLNDYKIHNAHVLIRDNINVDQLIDAVMGNRVYIPAVTVVNKVDMADEFVLKKCKEGYPEATYISADKEQNLEAVKDLIYDALDFIRIYLKPQGEPADMEEPLIVRKGVTVGDICDHLHRDFRRKFRYSQVWGNSAKHPGQRAGLDHVLADKDLLTLIIAK from the coding sequence ATGGGATTACACGAGGATATTCAGGAAGTTGAAGAGGAGATCAGGAAGACTCCTTACAACAAAGCTACATCACACCATATTGGCAGACTGAAGTCTAAACTTGCACGTCTGCGTGATGAAGTCGTTAAAAAAGCTTCAAGTAAGGGTGGCGGTGAGGGATATTCCGTCAGGAAATCAGGAGATGCCACAGTTACACTTGTAGGTTTCCCATCTGTAGGAAAATCAACCTTGCTTAACAAGCTTACCGGCGCTGAGTCTGAAGTGGGTGCGTATGAGTTTACTACTCTTGATGTGATTCCTGGTGTACTTGAATATAACAATGCAACCATTCAGATCCTTGATGTACCGGGACTTGTTAAAGGTGCAGCAAGCGGGAGAGGTCGTGGAAGAGAGGTAATATCAGTTGTGAGGAACTGTGACCTTGTTGTCTTTATTCTTGATGTTTTCCAGAATTATCACCATGAAGTTCTCACACAGGAATTGTACGATGCCGGAATTCGCCTTAATCAAAAGTCACCTGATGTTGTGATAAAGAGGCAGGACCGTGGTGGAATTACTGTTAGCAGTACTATGGATCTTGAGATTTCAGAAGATCTGGTAAAGGCAGTGCTGAATGATTATAAGATACACAACGCCCATGTGCTTATCAGGGACAATATCAATGTTGACCAGCTTATTGACGCGGTCATGGGTAACAGGGTGTACATACCTGCGGTTACCGTTGTGAATAAAGTGGATATGGCTGATGAGTTTGTGCTTAAGAAGTGCAAGGAAGGTTACCCGGAAGCAACATACATTTCCGCAGATAAAGAACAGAATCTTGAGGCTGTGAAAGATCTAATCTATGATGCACTTGATTTCATTCGAATATACCTGAAACCACAGGGCGAACCTGCTGATATGGAAGAACCTCTTATCGTCAGGAAAGGCGTCACTGTGGGAGATATATGTGACCACCTGCATCGTGATTTCAGGAGAAAGTTCAGATATTCCCAGGTATGGGGAAATTCTGCAAAGCACCCCGGACAGCGTGCCGGTCTTGACCACGTGCTTGCAGACAAGGACTTGTTGACACTTATCATTGCTAAATGA